A window of Clostridium novyi genomic DNA:
GTAAAATGAAAAAAGTAAATAGAATTGCTATAGCGGGAGGAGTTGCTTCTAATTCCCATCTTAGAGAGGCAATGATAAAAGCAGGAAATAGAAATGGAATAGATATATTATTCCCTGAACCTATACTATGTACAGACAATGCAGCTATGATTGGAAGTGCTGCATATTTCGAATATTTAAAGGGCATTAAAGCTCCCCTTGAGTTAAATGCTATTCCTAACTTAAAGCTTGGTGAAAGATAAAAAAATAACTAGAACAATTTTAAATTGTTCTAGTTATTTTTTTAAGTTTTTATTATAAAGCTTTTAACATAAATATAATATATAGTACTTTTCAAAGGAGAATAAACATGAAGGGTAAAGTAAAATTTATTGGATTTAGTATTATATTTGCAATTATTATATTTATGTTATTTTATTATAAATTAGATTATGATTTTTTCAGAAAAAATACTATAGTTTGGGCTATGGGTACGGAACCAATAACTTTAGATCCTAAGTACGCACAAGACATTGAATCAGCAAAAGTTATTGTAAATATATATGATGGTTTAGTGAGGTACAAAGAAAATTCAAGTGACATTCAGCCAGCTCTTGCCACTAATTGGGATACAAGTAAGGATAAAAGAGAATATACTTTTTATTTAAGAAAAGGAATAAAATTTCATGATGGTACGGAATTTAATGCATATTCAGTTAGGGAAAGTATAATAAGACAGTTAGATGTAAAGGAAAACAGTAATATAAACTACTTTAAAAGGATTTTTAAGAATCTTATTAATATAAATATAATAGATAAATATACATTAAAAATAATTCTTAAGGAAAAAGATGAAAAATTTCTTTCAAACTTAGCTATGCCATATGCAGCACCTATTGTAAGTCCAAAGGCTATTAGAAAATATGGTGATAAATATTTTAAGCATCCTATAGGAACTGGAGCTTTTAAATTTGTTTCATGGAAAAAAGGAGAAGCTATAGTACTTAAAAAAAATAATGATTATTGGGGAGAAAAGGCTAAGGTTAAAAGAATAGTTTTTAAATTTATAAAGAAAAATCCACAAAGGGTATTAAAATTTATTAAAAAGGATGTGGATGTTGTGGATAATTTAGATTCAACTAGTATTATGGATATAGAAAAAGTGGGTGGAAAAATACTTCAACAAAAAGGAAATAATATAAATTATATTATGTTCAATTATTCAAATTATCCATTAAATAATTTAAAATTAAGAAAAGCTATTTGTAGTGCTATAGATAGGGAAAAGATAATAAAAAAATTTTATAATGGTTATTCAAATACAATTAAAGATGGTATATTATATAATCCTCAATTAAGTATAGAAACTTTTCAAAATTTAAA
This region includes:
- a CDS encoding ABC transporter substrate-binding protein; amino-acid sequence: MKGKVKFIGFSIIFAIIIFMLFYYKLDYDFFRKNTIVWAMGTEPITLDPKYAQDIESAKVIVNIYDGLVRYKENSSDIQPALATNWDTSKDKREYTFYLRKGIKFHDGTEFNAYSVRESIIRQLDVKENSNINYFKRIFKNLININIIDKYTLKIILKEKDEKFLSNLAMPYAAPIVSPKAIRKYGDKYFKHPIGTGAFKFVSWKKGEAIVLKKNNDYWGEKAKVKRIVFKFIKKNPQRVLKFIKKDVDVVDNLDSTSIMDIEKVGGKILQQKGNNINYIMFNYSNYPLNNLKLRKAICSAIDREKIIKKFYNGYSNTIKDGILYNPQLSIETFQNLNLDNLNVKMIIYSNPTSYNTIGERLAEYVQQNLLEIGIKAIIDVLPWDKYHEKINQGNWDIMFYGCIGEKECAYIKEAFMKNNICFPICDSKLILAYSDKISGLKYHTSGVIFLNKVYIK